A window of Hyperolius riggenbachi isolate aHypRig1 chromosome 1, aHypRig1.pri, whole genome shotgun sequence contains these coding sequences:
- the LOC137560457 gene encoding uncharacterized protein yields MQQSSYYTCIPRAEVCAVRGGEVCVRSRPCYFLTCTERKVEAYRKFSGMSFCCHCFLDDGKHLYIMKIEAFYCWKMVYKEKNMATLHIRQGPVCVVALGQHLFLKPKENYQIQSNKADMDIRLMVLSLLLVAVSGRPHKRLCPMSRYSSVASSDITSLKQLQHAHERNASTNATRCYRRMLRHKPSACDLTQRDRVILTLERVSLAVDVLANMSISPLHDAVTRSLMVFLRLKDDLMICRGSPDHSEPTSPELKLWLAHLQHFKEVASTDCVQDAVILSLISLRVEDVTCWALNQ; encoded by the coding sequence ATGCAACAATCCTCGTATTACACCTGCATTCCCCGTGCTGAGGTGTGTGCTGTAAGAGGCGGGGAAGTCTGTGTAAGAAGTAGACCTTGTTACTTTCTCACCTGTACGGAAAGGAAAGTGGAAGCATATAGGAAGTTCTCAGGAATGTCCTTCTGTTGTCACTGTTTTCTGGATGATGGAAAACATCTCTACATCATGAAAATAGAGGCATTCTACTGCTGGAAGATGGTATATAAAGAGAAAAATATGGCAACACTACATATCAGACAAGGACCAGTCTGTGTGGTGGCACTGGGACAACACTTATTTCTGAAACCCAAGGAAAATTACCAGATCCAATCCAACAAAGCAGACATGGATATCAGGCTGATGGTCTTGAGTCTCTTACTTGTAGCTGTGAGCGGACGTCCACACAAGAGACTGTGCCCGATGTCCCGATATTCATCTGTGGCTTCCTCTGACATAACATCGCTGAAGCAGCTGCAACATGCCCATGAAAGGAATGCATCCACCAATGCAACCAGATGCTACAGAAGAATGCTGAGACACAAGCCATCTGCATGTGACCTGACGCAACGTGACCGCGTCATCCTGACCTTGGAGCGAGTATCATTAGCTGTTGATGTACTAGCTAACATGTCTATCTCTCCTCTGCATGATGCTGTAACACGGTCACTTATGGTCTTCCTCAGGCTGAAAGATGATCTGATGATCTGTAGAGGGTCTCCAGACCACAGTGAGCCCACCTCACCAGAACTGAAACTGTGGCTTGCTCACCTCCAGCATTTTAAGGAAGTGGCATCTACTGATTGTGTTCAGGATGCTGTAATACTCAGTCTCATCTCATTGAGAGTGGAAGATGTGACTTGTTGGGCTCTCAACCAGTAA